GGGCACTCCACTCTCCTGATTATGACTCCTGTTACAAACGCTCTCCGCTCTCCTGATTATGACTCCGGTTATCGGTGGGTGTGCATTGAGCTTGATGCAGCTCCGGTTGGAACACAATGGAACCAAGTACATCCAAAGCTAAAACCACAAAACGCAAATTAAAAAAATGCATACGCGAACACATAAAGAAAAGAAGGGGCTGTAGTACTCCAAATATTGAACGGTGGAAGAAATTCTACATTCCCTGACTGACCAACCAATGCCAAACTGATAAGTAGTGACGGAACCAAAGGATTATACAGTCAACTATAAGGGACTATATCTCGCACCAATATTAACACCCACCCCAGGCCTCAAGCCTGAAGAACTCCAGCAAAAGGAGATTCGATTTACCGACTGAGGAACCCATAAACCATGTACAGcaaaaacttgaattggatgtgGAAAAATCGCAACATCGCTTTGTGTCAGCCAACTCCCAACGCTAGCAGCCCACGGCCGCAGCACCTTCTTTCGTAGCAACAGGGACGCCACCTTCTTTTGGAGCAACAACAACAGAGATGCCGCCTTCTTTCATGGCAGCAGGGACGGCGCCTTCTTTCAGAGCAGCAGAGATGCCGCCTTCTTTCGGGGCAACGGGGACACCCACAGTGACACGGAGGATTGCTTGGGCGCTTAACGTGGAAAGCTTAGATAGACAGAAAGCCTCCCAGGTTTCAGCTTCTGGTGAAATAGCAGGTGCACTTTCATCTTCGGCTGAACCAGAGGCTTGAGACTTCTCATAGAATGCTTGTAGCTCCAGTGAAAGGTTACGAGCAGCCTCCCTTGATTCAGGAAGCTGGTCGCTGAGCTGGGTTGCTGCGACCTGAATGAGCTTGTCCATTCCGTATTCTTTGATTCCCTCCAGACCCTGGGTAGAAAGAAGAAGGTACTGTTATAACATTTAGAACAGCAACCAAGAGTAAGCCGGTGCACGCAGACCCACACCACCTAATAATTTATATGCTCAATCTCCAATAAATGGTCACCCTACTGAAATGACTGGTGTGAAGATCTTTGAACAAAAGACTACAGCTAAACATACAGTAGCCACTAATATTCTGAACTCATCAAACTTCCGCCACATGCATGAAATCATCTGCAGCTAAGCTCCAGCTTCATAACATGAGAAAGAAAATTCAAGCAAAGCATCTGCATATCCAAATAAAGTGCAAACTTCTGGAGGACGTTCAATGGAAACTCTTAACTAAACCCCATGGACAGAAAAGAATAGCACAAGGAGGTCAAATTATCAATCTGTACAACTGTATCTAATTGAGCCATTGGGACATCAGAAAAAAAAATACTATGTGGTCTATTTAATTGATACTTTGGTTGGAGATAGTTTGACAATAAGCTATGATCTCAGATAAATTTGAGGAGACTTCCACTTACAAGGCGTGGTACGCTCTTACTGAAACAAACAGATGCTTTTGCTCGAATTCGTGGATTCCTGTTCTTGAGGTAGGGCTGCATTTTTGGTAACAATACAGAGGGGGAGATCCAGCTTGTCATTGATATAAGGGCTGCCTCAGCTGCTTCACAAACAAAGCGCTTGTCTTGTGAAGATTTCAGAAATAGCGGCATTAGCTGTGAACACATTTGACAGACAAGATGTTTTAAGAGACTTCATGGTTAGTGCAAGAAATCATCGAGTGAAAACTAAACATGTACAGTCATGCACAACAATATTTAACTTTTTAAGAAGGGGGGGTGGGAACACACCAGCAGATCAATCAAGTCGACCATTTGTTCACCGTATGCCTTAAAGATGTCAGCGCAGGTCATAAGTGCAGTTTTACATAGAGCACTCCTTGGATTCTTAACAGATTTCACAATAAGAGGAACTAGAGGCTCCCTGGAATTTGACACAATCAATATAAGAGATGTAGTATAGTTTTATAGCATTGTGGAAGCACAGATGGTGTTGTAAGCTAATAAAAGTTACTCCAAAAACAAGGAAACAACTTACAGCAGCTCCTGCAACCTTTGCTTGTGATATATTGCCAACTGACGAACATTATTAAGAGCTTCACATGTCTTGATCCAATCCTTTGAATCCAACCTAGCAAGCAAAGTCTGttgaaaatagaaaatggaaaacCTTAGGTCACAGAAAGAACTTTAAGCATCCAATAAAAAGGCATGAATATGAACAACTAGAGGCATACACTCAGGCTTGTGTCAACATCTGGAAGATCCGTGAGATTCTCAGAAtcaatatattcaacatctacaaCTACAGCATCGCATCCATTGGTTACATCAGGACATGCAGGTACAGCATTTCCTTCCTTCTTGACACATTTGTTCCCGTTTAAGACAGGCTTAGAACTGCAGGGTTCCACAGAACTGTCTTTGCTTTTCTCCAGCACAACAGATTGAGCAGCATTGAGATCTTGCAATGCACTATCTGACATGTTCACAGTCTGCATTGATTGCCAGAAACAgatataagaagaagaaaaaagaaactgCTGCCTCTCCTAGCAGTTACATAGAAAAATAGTGGAGCATCTCTGATAAATGTGTGGAGCGTTTTTCATAAATGTACGTTACAGGCAGTACCAAGTCATTCAATCGAACAACAATATGACAGCAAAAACAAGTGCAGATTAGATGGTTTTCACAAAATTAACTTCATCAAAGCAAGTCGACTGCAAACGACTCCCACAAAATAATGAAAATCGATTGCACTACACTGTGGGCACTGGGGAGCTCTCCTTGACCTAAATTCCTCCGGAAACAAACACTTCATTTCTGTTGAGCAATCATGCGAGGAAATACTTACTAGGTACCAATAACCACTTAAGAACCTAAACCACACGCAAAACAGCTAGAAGTGCCGCCGCACAGGAATTCACCATGAACTAGATCAGTGACATGGTAGAGTCAACTCAACGACCTAAGCATCACCGAGCGTAGTAGCAGGGGCGCCGGATTTTACCGACCCTAGCTATTTACGCATGACTACCGCAATTCCATCCATGGCCTAATATCCATCAACCTACTACACCAAAACCTCGATTTAGCACCGATTTCCCAATGATGGACAGATCTCCAACTCCGCCGCTGCTCccagccgcgccacgagcgggtcaAGGAAGCGCTAAACACGCCCGGCATTTCATCCACGGTAACCAAATTCGGCGAGATCTAGCCCGCAAAACACCTAGAAATTACTTGGACAGGAAAACGGATCACGCCGCAGGGGAAGCGGGCCGTGAGCCCAGATCCGAGGAGCAAATGCTGCTGCGGGGAGGGATCGCAAGggatgaattgggggagaggagggCTACCTCGGACGGGAGCgcagggggagggagggaggggacgAAGACGACGCGGCCGGCAGTGGCAGGCAGGCACCAGTTCGCTCTCGCTGCGGCGCGGGGTGGAGTGGGGAGGGGGAATCGGTTGATTGGTTCTACCCTTTCCTGCTGCCGTCCTCCTCGACTGGAATGGGCTGAGCCTGAGCGAGCGGGGCGTCAAGTTATACTGTCCTGGTCCTCGTGTCGCCTGCGCTGCTGCTCTTGTGCTTTGGTCTCTTGGACTTGGTCTTCCAAAATTGCATCCAGGGACCTCGAGATATCGGGTATTGAAAGAGCGTTTAATTGTAAGATTTCGCTACAAATCGAATGTCAGATTTTTTAACGTGACAATCGAATGTTTATTATGGCAAATTATGGTGTCGCGATAATGGCTGTTTTCCTTAACAAGCATAGCTAAAGTTTTTTTTCTGGATTTATCATGCTTGCGAAGTTTAATTGTCATCCTGACGACAAACATATTTTTTCATAAAAAAACATTTGATTTTGTCATAGTTGAAAATCTTCTTCGAAAGGGAGGACTACCTCCGGCCTCTGAATCGagtgatgcacacaaccaacatgtTTGAAAATTTGATGTTAGATTTTTACCATTCTCGTAATTTTGCGGGAGAGTTGTGCTTCCGCACGATTCGTTGATGTTTGATTTTGATTTGCAGGATTCTAAAGCCATAGGAATAGAAAACACGTGATTGGGATGCCATGCCCATTCAAATTCTACACAGTTTTCTTTTGTTTGATTAAGTCATGGAGCAACAAGTCATTAATTTCAAAAGGTTTGAGTGGATGATAAACTCTCCTGAACAGGAATCCTTAGAAAAAGTCTCGTATATGACAAATAGAATGACAACTGTTGAAATAGAATGACAACTGTTTAAATAAGATTGTGCTTGTCACATAAAAGGAGTACTGAAGAATTTGACCATCAAGCAAGCATACCACCACTGAACGGATGATTGAAAACATATGAAAATGATGTTACCCTTATTGTGTCGTacatcatttatttatttatttgtaatTTTCGGAGTGAAGTGGATACTACCAAATGCTAAACCTTACTGTGTGTATAAGACCCGGGAACAGATTCGCTGGTCTCCGAAACTAACAGCTGACGACCGTCTTCTTGTTGCCGGCCTTTCTCATGGCATTCTTACTAGTGATCCTGTGTATTTTCTTTTGTCATTAGTAACTTGCGATTTGAGCTGGCTGAGGCCTACGAAAACTCCAAGCAACTGAGTATGAGCAAGCAAAAATGGTTAGGCGTATGCCCACAATACAAAACCGGCATTATGCTAGGGTCTGCACGCAAAGCTCTCATTGGATTCCCATAATAATTCGGCAATAATTAAGGGATTCCATATACTCCATCTAAGCTGAGGTGGCTGTCTGTTGGGCCTGTGTTTTAAAAAAGGGAAAATCCGGGGGAGCGATTGATTGGCTGCGCGgttgcttttttttttttttgaggtgacTGCGCGGTTGCTGATTTGATTTGTGGTACGAGACTACCGCGAGAAGGGAGTGGGCCCTCATCAGCCATTAGAGCTTCGCTTCAGTccatttctccttttctttttgcgGGAGCTTCAGTCCATTTCTCGGGCGGACGAAATGAGGAGGCGGGGCGGGGGCATCTCCGTGTGGACGCCGGCGAAGTGGCCTGTCACTGCTGGTCGGCCTCTTTCAGTGCTTCGTCGTTTCGTTCAGGCAAGCCACAAGATTTCTTCTCCAGCCAAGATTAAAATGATGGCCCCTGGAAGTTAGCTACTCGACCTCGGGAATAGCGCCCGCATCTGGCGACACAGGGGGAAACCCTCGCTCCGGAAGCCCCCCTTCGACTCCGCCAcgcccgcatcgccgccgccggagggccAGCCGCGCCGCGCCCGAGGATGGCGGCGCCCGGGCGATTCCGTTCCTGCCCTGCCCGCTCCTGCATCGGGCCGCCCCTCCGCCACCGGCTCCCTGCAACGCCGCCGCCCGAGGGCCGGCTGTGCGGCCGCGTCATGTNNNNNNNNNNNNNNNNNNNNNNNNNNNNNNNNNNNNNNNNNNNNNNNNNNNNNNNNNNNNNNNNNNNNNNNNNNNNNNNNNNNNNNNNNNNNNNNNNNNNNNNNNNNNNNNNNNNNNNNNNNNNNNNNNNNNNNNNNNNNNNNNNNNNNNNNNNNNNNNNNNNNNNNNNNNNNNNNNNNNNNNNNNNNNNNNNNNNNNNNNNNNNNNNNNNNNNNNNNNNNNNNNNNNNNNNNNNNNNNNNNNNNNNNNNNNNNNNNNNNNNNNNNNNNNNNNNNNNNNNNNNNNNNNNNNNNCCCTCGCGCTGGCATCTTTGGATCCTGATCTGGCGACTTTGGGATTGCTCGGACTAGGCCACGCGAAATCCATGCTCAGCTTGTCAGCTTGCCAATGCTGGCAGCGGCGACACCCGTGGGTGTCATTTCCCTTCCTGGAGGCGATGCCATGGCCTTTGTCCATGCACCCCTTCGAatatcaggggaaaccctaggtccggtTTTCCGGATCGGATGGCGACGACGTCACGACATCGTTCCCCTTCTTGAAGGGCTATCTTGCTAGCTCGTGGTGTCCCGGTGTTGGAATTGAAGATGTTCGACGTCTTGCTGATTTGGTATGCTCCTCTAGTTTTAGGTTTGGTGGGTTTAGTTGTGTCCTTCACCCTGTTTGGGCTAAGCACCCCGTCTCTCTCTGCTCCGAACACCATGATTATGCCTTCTTgcgttcatgtcatgtgttgtatcATTTATtgtactctttcttcttccttctatcaatgaaatgatacgcaagCTTTACGTATTCGCGAAAAAAGCAAGTTAGCTACTCGCTTCATTTTTATTTACTTTGTATATTAGcttgtctttggtcaaattttTAAAATTTTGATCAAGTTAGAAAAAATAATATCCACAATACCAAATCAATACAATTAGAATCATCATTCAATATTATTTTCATGTCGTATATATTTTTTTGTTATGAAAGTTTAGATTGTTTTTGATAAACCTAATAAAACTTTATAAAATTAGGCCATAACACCCGGTTTGGTCTTTTTGTGTGAAACAAGATAATAGGAAGAAAAATATGAAAAGACACTGCGCAAAATTTGGTCTGGGCTTTGATAGTACTGACAGTAATGGTAACACCGATTAGCTTTAGATGGGACTAGAGTCACAATGGAGGTTAACATGTGTGTATGGGGAACCTAGAGTGGAAAGTAGGCATAAAGTGTGGTCTATGCTAAATAACCTCAGTACCCAATCTGGCCTACCCTGGCTTGTGGTGGGGGATTTTAATGAGTGTATGTGGGACTTTGAGCACTTCTTATTGACACCAAGGCCGTTGGATCAAATGCAAGCATTTCGGGATGCATTAGAAGTGTGTGGATTAATGGATCTAGGCTTCTCCGGGGTGCCACACACATATGATAATAGGAGAGGAGGAGCAAATGTTAAAGTTCGCCTGGACAGAGCCGTCACTAATAGATCATGGAAAAATTTATTTGAGCATCCGGCTGTGCACCACTTGGTCTCCCCTGTTTTAGACCATGCGACCTTCCATGTAAGTATGAAGgttctggagaatgtgcatgtaaagAAAAAAAATCAGCAATTCGAGGTAATGTGCGAAGGAGAACCGGTTCTGCATGACATTATAGCAAAAGCATGGACGAAGCTGGGCAAAAAGATTGTCTGGGTGATGTCCGTGCAGCGCTTCGCTCGACGACGTCTAAGCTCGCCACCTGGAGTAAAGATCACTTTGGTAATATGACTAGAGAAATTGAGAAGTCTAGAACACAACTAGAAGAGTTGATGTTCATGAATGTTGATCGTTGTGAGATTCAAAGAGTTGCGGACAAGATGAATGAGTTACTTTATAAGGAGGAGTTGATGTGGATGCAACACTCTCGTGTGGATTGGCTTAAGGAAGGTGATCGCAACACACACAAAATCCATGCCAAGTCCGTTTGGAGAGCACGTAAAAACAGAATAAATAAACTTGAAGACACACATGGTAATGTTCATACAAAGCAAGGAGATTGGGGGTGCAGCCACTGAATATTTTGAGCATTTGTTCACGGCCGACCCCATGCTTGATCCTTCGCCCATAGTTGATTTGTTTGAACCAGTGGTTACTCATGAGACAAATGAGGCCCTATGTGCAGAATTTTTAGATAAGGAGATCGTGGATGCCCTGTTCCAAATTGGCCCTTTGAAGGCAGGAGGACCAGATGGATTCCCTTCCAATTCTATTGAAAGTAAATGGGGGTGCGGCCACTAAATATTTTAAGCATTTGTTCACGGCTGACCCCATGCTTGATCCTTCGCCCATAGTTCATTTGTTTGAATCGGTGGTTACTTAGGAGACAAATGAGACCCTGTGTGCAGAATTTTTAATAAGGAGATCACGAATGCCTTGTTCCAAATTGGCCCTTTAAAGGCACGAGGACCAAACGGATTCCCTTCTCGTTTGTTTCAATGGAACTGGGCAACTATGAAGGAAGGTATTATTTTTGCAGTAAAGCACTTTTTTCTCATGGGAGTCATGCCTCCTAATGTTAACGGTACTATTATTGTCATGATTCCGAAGGTGAATAATCTGGTAAAGATAATGGATTTCTGGCCTATTAGCTTATGTAATGTAGTTTACAAAGTGGTCTCGAAGTGCTTAGTAAATCGTTTGAGACTGACATTTGATGACATTATTTCTCCTGGACAAATTGCGTTCATCCCCGGATGCATGATCACCGATAATGCATATGTGTACTTTGAATGCATTCACCATATTAAGCAAGAAAAGGACCACACAAAGAGTTATTGTGCATATAAGCTTGATCTATCTAAAGCTTATTATAGGGTGGATTGGAATTACCTTAAGCAAATGATGCAAAAGCTTGGCTTCGCTCATCGGTGGATTGACTGGATAATGGCGTGTGTGCCCTCAATGAGATATTCCGTAAAATTTAATGGAGCCATTTTGGATTCGTCTTCACCGCCGTGTGGTCTTCAGCAAGGTGACCCTGCTTTGTCCCcatatttattcttatttattgttGATGGTCTCTCTGCTCTTATTACTAAGGGTATCAACTCTGGAGAAGTTTCACCTTTGAGAATTACCAGGAGGGCTCTGGGTGTTTCACACCTAATTTTTGTGAATGGTACACTTCTGTTCTTTAAGTCAAGTGATCAGGAAGCAAGCCATATAAAGAGCATCTTGGAGGTCTATGCAGCTACCACTGGGCAGCTAATAAATCCTCCAAAGTGATCATTGTTGTTCAGTAATTCATGCCATTGTCCAACAGTGGAGAATGTTAAAAATGTGACGCAGGTCACATCTTCTGGATTTTAAGAGAAACATTTGGGGTTGCCTACTCCAGATGGTCGTATGTCAAAAGCGTTTTTTTGGCCTATGGTGGCCATCCCACCCAAGCAGGTAAAGAAGTTTTGATCAAGGTGGTTGCACAAATCAATTCCCACATATTTAATGAGTGTTTTCAAGTTGCCCTTAGAAGTGTGTGATGATTTGAACCAGATGGTCAGAAATTATTTTTGGAGAGCAGAACAAGGAAAGAGGAAGACTCGTTGGGTTGCttgataacaaggccaaagaaacaaGGAGGGCTTGGTTTCAAGGACTTCCGTATTTTCAACCAAACTTTGTTGGCTCGACAAGCTTAGCGCGTCTTAGAGTATCTTAATAGACTTTGTGCAAGGCTTTAAAGGCGAAGTATTTTCCTAATGGACGTCTCCTCAACACGGTTTTCACGAGAAATCCTTCCCCCACATgactactagggaaaacgttatacacataatcttagcagcagcgtggtttaaaaacaggcgctactgctaactagcagtagcgagcttaaaggaaccgcgctactaataactagatagcagtagcgctctaggtgaaacaagtgctactactataattgccacggatttgcccccaggctagatatagtagtagcgcccttccttggacgcgctgctgctaaattacTTAGTAGCAGCGTGTTTCTACAAAACTCAGTGCTGCTAAGTGTTGcacctaattaagtttagtcccatactgctaagtgaacaaggtgtttaccaccttaaatatgttgactatttagattctacacaaaaagatcaatgatgaccaacgtATATTTTTGATGCGTGCTTAGACTTAGCAATAGCGTTTTTcctgaaaacgcgctatagctactttagctatagcgcgtttcctgaAGTGCGCTAttgctagttcgacttaaccacccgcccgctcaaaattttgctaagtcctccttCCCCCTACTGTTCCCCTactcctctgtcgccgccgcccgagcccgagcctgccctcaccgccgcgcccgaggccgccgtcaacctcaccgccgccgcccgccgccgctctcgacctcatcgtcgccgccgcctcccccaccccctccgctCTTGACCTCACCGTCACCGCCGCCTCCCCCAACCCCNNNNNNNNNNNNNNNNNNNNNNNNNNNNNNNNNNNNNNNNNNNNNNNNNNNNNNNNNNNNNNNNNNNNNNNNNNNNNNNNNNNNNNNNNNNNNNNNNNNNNNNNNNNNNNNNNNNNNNNNNNNNNNNNNNNNNNNNNNNNNNNNNNNNNNNNNNNNNNNNNNNNNNNNNNNNNNNNNNNNNNNNNNNNNNNNNNNNNNNNNNNNNNNNNNNNNNNNNNNNNNNNNNNNNNNNNNNNNNNNNNNNNNNNNNNNNNNNNNNNNNNNNNNNNNNNNNNNNNNNNNNNNNNNNNNNNNNNNNNNNNNNNNNNNNNNNNNNNNNNNNNNNNNNNNNNNNNNNNNNNNNNNNNNNNNNNNNNNNNNNNNNNNNNNNNNNNNNNNNNNNNNNNNNNNNNNNNNNNNNNNNNNNNNNNNNNNNNNNNNNNNNNNNNNNNNNNNNNNNNNNNNNNNNNNNNNNNNNNNNNNNNNNNNNNNNNNNNagcccccacccctcccccaccctcattctctctgcttagttagtactagatgttttttagtagtagtacatgttaatttagggttcatagataatgatttttagcagtagtagatgttaattagtagtagtgatggtactagttaactattgtataatgtagtttatttttactgtttttagtaagtgtttaaaataattagtaagtaaattaataaactagttgaactactttagttgtagttgaactagtttagtaagtaaattaataaactagttgaactagttgaattaatagaactaatgtatttttagtaagataattaatataactagttgaactactttatttttagaaagaactagtttttttatttatagtaagtttatatttagtaagaactagttgaattaataaaactagttgaacatgtcatatttgttgttattttttagtttaagcaattattcgggatgtattagtgataacttatacggtttttgcttttgcagaaatcaaggagcccctccatcatccccgccgtcgtccccgtcaccgaccccctccgacattaaggtgagaccagccaaatatccatgtatatcttgtgttgctcaaatagaatatgtagttgcccaagtggccgttcatgttcagtttacacctccgagtggcctatgttttgccggagtgttgattaatttccattccgacaaatttcaggcgctcgatatgtccttttttagcaaaggtcatgccggattttttcgtgaattctggcatgacttgtgctagaatatgtaggaaatatcgagtggcctggattttctcgaaaaataatgatctaatttaggtttttagtacatatatttaattttacaagtttaatctttgaattatggacgtaggaaatgtcgtactcggacgacgacaatcTCCtaagggagtgcagctggtgccacgacgatcgagatatgtgcgacaggttcgttgagctggacgaagatcagcgcttcagcattaagctcgaggagaccttcgatgttgaaacggtacgcaacaacgacaagtgtttttttcgtaattaagcatgacttcaactatttcaacgtctaattttcatcttttacaattcgattagcttatcccatgccatgcaagacgctatgtcttggagaggatgggttttgaagaccatgaaaattttcaaacaaagaaaatacacctaaggacccatcatgatatcgattttgaagtaaatctatacaattttcagagcgtaacccattttggttgccaaaattgggaagcactttgcaaaatgtatggtttttatgagggtatgattgtcaccatggatcttggtgatcctgacatcgaacaagacaatatggacatttgggtccttgttgatacgcttccgattctaccgtaatgtgagtttctcaaacatagttattaactaatttatattgtttatttcaaaatagttgacagcttatttccattgacagcttattttgaatttTCAAAGAATGtgtagaagatggtagacaaaacccactacaccgatggctccgaattaacttataaggagaaaagtcatctgattgcttattgtacttatcttgagaattacaatacctattatcgaactcctccaaattatggtgaatacgtgccactagtgcacgtgttgaaccacggtaacttctatggagatacc
This portion of the Triticum dicoccoides isolate Atlit2015 ecotype Zavitan chromosome 7A, WEW_v2.0, whole genome shotgun sequence genome encodes:
- the LOC119329222 gene encoding uncharacterized protein LOC119329222 — translated: MSDSALQDLNAAQSVVLEKSKDSSVEPCSSKPVLNGNKCVKKEGNAVPACPDVTNGCDAVVVDVEYIDSENLTDLPDVDTSLSTLLARLDSKDWIKTCEALNNVRQLAIYHKQRLQELLEPLVPLIVKSVKNPRSALCKTALMTCADIFKAYGEQMVDLIDLLLMPLFLKSSQDKRFVCEAAEAALISMTSWISPSVLLPKMQPYLKNRNPRIRAKASVCFSKSVPRLGLEGIKEYGMDKLIQVAATQLSDQLPESREAARNLSLELQAFYEKSQASGSAEDESAPAISPEAETWEAFCLSKLSTLSAQAILRVTVGVPVAPKEGGISAALKEGAVPAAMKEGGISVVVAPKEGGVPVATKEGAAAVGC